The following proteins are co-located in the Purpureocillium takamizusanense chromosome 10, complete sequence genome:
- a CDS encoding uncharacterized protein (COG:S~EggNog:ENOG503P5K9), which translates to MWQPPSPTESAAQPVRDRSASMKMKNPGRRFGLVVRLRPERAAEYKACHARVWPEVLKQIKDCGMEDYSIWYDDKTGLLFSSFKYIGYDFAGDMQRMAENPKVREWWSMTDEMQESLVEGATSSESGEPGWWRPMEEVFHQP; encoded by the exons ATGTGGCAgcccccgtccccgacgGAATCCGCGGCGCAGCCCGTGCGGGACCGCTCCGCGTCCATGAAGATGAAGAACCCGGGCCGGCGCTTCGGGCTGGTCGTCCGCCTTCGACCCGAGCGAGCCGCCGAGTACAAGGCGTGCCACGCCCGGGTTTGGCCCGAGGTGCTCAAGCAGATCAAGGACTGCGGGATGGAAGACT ACTCCATCTGGTACGACGACAAGACCGGGCTGCTCTTCAGCTCTTTCAAATACATCGGCTACGACTTTGCCGGCGACATGCAGCGCATGGCCGAGAACCCCAAGGTGCGCGAGTGGTGGAGCATGACCGACGAAATGCAGGAGAGCTTAGTCGAgggcgcgacgagctccgAGTCGGGAGAGCcgggctggtggcggcccATGGAGGAGGTCTTTCATCAGCCGTAG
- a CDS encoding uncharacterized protein (EggNog:ENOG503PHWS) produces the protein MACTICNDGAHFVDQCEHFRQMGPKEAVRVLLVERARLPTVFTEDKSVFVRVLYLAARHSLGLPFAPWGPKAVQKMMKEGKWHGIAEKYEATLDVGHHEDDPAVEALGRDVLARVVAQKKEEERVSRASQSATPAQPVGLESAPKTQVPQHQHAHDTPASWADDPEDVEGQQARLEECWRNLNHKWPR, from the coding sequence ATGGCATGCACCATCTGCAACGACGGTGCGCACTTTGTCGACCAATGCGAGCATTTCCGGCAGATGGGCCCCAAGGAAGCTGTTCGGGTCCTATTGGTTGAGCGGGCTAGGCTGCCTACGGTCTTCACAGAGGATAAGTCAGTCTTTGTTCGAGTCCTTTATCTGGCTGCTCGTCATAGCCTTGGCCTGCCTTTTGCGCCTTGGGGACCAAAGGCCGTACAGAAGATGATGAAGGAAGGCAAATGGCACGGCATTGCCGAAAAGTACGAGGCGACCCTGGACGTTGGCCACCACGAGGACGATCCGGCGGTCGAGGCTCTCGGCCGAGAcgtgctcgcccgcgtcgtggCCCAGAAGaaagaggaggagcgggtgtcgagggcgtcacagtcggcgacgcccgcacAGCCTGTCGGGCTGGAGTCTGCCCCGAAGACGCAGGTTCCCCAGCACCAACATGCCCACGACACTCCGGCGTCCTGGGCCGACGATCCTGAGGACGTGGAGGGCCAGCAGGCGAGGCTGGAGGAGTGTTGGAGGAACTTGAATCACAAGTGGCCTCGTTAG
- a CDS encoding uncharacterized protein (EggNog:ENOG502UCNJ~COG:E) codes for MAAAFNHRPPAPAMGESYIALRGADGVTRCVGIDHSTGREFYGSSHGATHDLDYTFVYDEVEDDRVIGADSVTVKSPLSSGATGQNDSSSPRLSEPLTLQEFLDIRRDLAHRLSIAMPPVEPIQVEASAPVLHVFDAQKADDIYISYLGFKVHWWRFNRSGLVYKKISLGGLVLYLSEVSRDYTVEVGVRMRKAQLQAYCSDLEARGFESMSPQVEEGPTPGSMRMAVDDSFGNRITFWADKE; via the exons ATGGCAGCCGCCTTCAAccaccgccctcccgccccaGCCATGGGCGAGTCGTACATCGCGTTGAGAGGCGCGGACGGAGTTACCAGATGCGTAGGAATCGACCACTCGACGGGCAGGGAATTCTACGGCAGTTCCCATGGAGCGACTCACGACCTGGACTATACATTTGTTTATGACGAAGTCGAAGACGATCGTGTGATTGGGGCAGACTCGGTGACGGTCAAAAGTCCTCTGTCTTCTGGTGCAACTG GACAGAACGATTCTTCGTCGCCTCGCTTGTCCGAACCGTTGACCCTGCAAGAATTTCTCGATATTCGACGGGACCTGGCCCACCGCCTGTCGATAgccatgccgcccgtcgagcccaTTCAAGTCGAAGCTTCCGCCCCGGTCCTCCACGTATTCGACGCACAAAAGGCGGACGACATCTATATCAGTTACCTGGGCTTCAAGGTTCACTGGTGGCGGTTCAACCGCAGCGGACTGGTGTACAAGAAAATTTCGCTAGGCGGGCTTGTGCTGTATCTGAGCGAGGTCTCCCGCGACTATACCGTCGAAGTAGGAGTTCGCATGCGCAAGGCGCAGCTCCAGGCGTATTGTAGCGACCTGGAAGCCAGAGGATTCGAGTCCATGAGTCCccaggtcgaggagggacCGACGCCTGGCAGTATGCGaatggccgtcgacgattCGTTTGGCAACCGAATCACGTTTTGGGCGGACAAGGAGTAG
- a CDS encoding uncharacterized protein (EggNog:ENOG503PXR2) codes for MATNPTKRARTDDPVEAAQMQCFVTPLLEYLATDRAPIPDDEALLASVGIEGPQFDEDWTHEDEQRLMVEWRTMTEYTAMQALPRLHEPLRDVWRIAVHVMHRTPIGIISLDARLCYGDVSSPSWTPSFCVALGKLMLHPFWRYDYKELVRAVQFAVACRTGERGAWFFLPDKTCSYRVSMSIAFAAAHDPRTACQVVDDIIQEQTPPSEVLFFSHLGAYIAQQHRPAAPTGEAHAHMRNLHVRTEDLENIARALNTFRPAGVPLAAHTDLYHAAYLSSLDVQPPFSDDRIREMHEVAWLEQLRIVVMYERLLGEQAEADDAGPGVDEDLVRATDALLGLPSEEAPAAPLDTDAGAPVVQQNRARAPSWLTEEVQYMPRHRQHNVDQDYYDD; via the coding sequence atggcgaccaACCCGACGAAGCGTGCCAGGACAGACGACCCCGTGGAGGCCGCACAGATGCAATGCTTCGTCACGCCGCTGCTTGAATATCTGGCGACGGACCGCGCCCCAATCCCCGACGATGAAGCGCTCTTGGCCTCCGTCGGCATCGAGGGACCGCAGTTCGACGAGGACTGGACCCATGAGGACGAGCAAAGGCTCATGGTAGAATGGAGAACCATGACGGAATACACGGCGATGCAGGCGCTCCCTCGGCTGCACGAGCCGTTGCGAGACGTTTGGCGGATTGCGGTGCACGTCATGCATCGCACGCCCATCGGCATCATCTCTCTCGACGCACGGCTTTGCTATGGAGACGTCTCGTCACCGTCCTGGACACCGAGCTTCTGCGTGGCCTTGGGCAAGCTGATGCTCCATCCTTTTTGGCGTTACGACTACAAGGAGCTTGTCCGTGCCGTTCAGTTTGCCGTGGCATGTCGTACAGGCGAAAGGGGCGCCTGGTTCTTTCTCCCGGACAAGACCTGCTCATACCGCGTCAGCATGTCCATTGCGTTTGCCGCGGCCCATGATCCGCGCACGGCCTGCCAAGTCGTAGACGACATCATCCAGGAGCAGACGCCCCCGTCAGAGGTGCTCTTCTTCAGCCATCTGGGCGCCTATAtcgcacagcagcaccgcccggccgccccgacggGCGAGGCCCATGCCCACATGCGCAACCTACACGTCCGCACCGAGGACCTGGAGAACATCGCCAGGGCCCTCAATACCttccggccggccggtgtGCCTTTGGCCGCCCACACGGACCTCTATCATGCGGCCTACTTGAGCAGTCTGGACGTCCAGCCGCCGTTCTCCGACGACCGCATCCGCGAGATGCACGAAGTGGCGTGGCTGGAACAACTGCGCATCGTGGTCATGTACGAGAGGCTGTTGGGCGAGCAGGCAGAGGCAGACGACGCCGGACCAGGCGTCGATGAAGACCTCGTCCGTGCTACGGACGCACTACTCGGCCTGCCGTCCGAGGaggccccggcggcgccgctcgacACGGACGCCGGTGCCCCCGTCGTGCAACAGAACCGAGCACGGGCACCATCGTGGCTTACGGAAGAGGTGCAGTATATGCCCAGACACAGGCAGCACAACGTGGATCAGGACTATTACGATGACTAG